The Planktothrix agardhii NIES-204 genomic interval GTTTTTAGTATTATGCCTGGGACATTGGAAGCGGAAATATTGCGCGATCGCCTTTCCCAAGTTGATGCCGCGGCTATTATTAAATTAGGCCGACATTTTGCCAAAGTTCGGGATATTTTGGCGGAATTAGGGTTATTAAATCGCGCCCTTTATATCGAAAGAGCGACTTTGCCGAATCAGAAAATTATTCCGATTACTGAAGTTGATCCTGAAACTGTCACCTATTGGTCATTAATTTTAGTTCCGAGTATCACCCAACCCCAATGAAACCACCCGCTATTATTATTCTAACAGAAACCAGTATAAAAGTTGCTCGGAAAATTCAAGAGGGCATCGGTTCAGGGATGATTTATGGTTTAATTAATCGTACCCAATCGGCGGATTTTACCTATACTAATTTTGGTGAAACGGTACGACAATTCTACCAAACCGGAACACCGATAATTGGAGTTTGTGCGGCGGGAATATTGATTCGGACAATTGCTCCTTTATTAATTAATAAAAATACCGAACCTCCGGTATTAGCGATCGCGGAAGATGGTAGTGCTGTAGTCCCTTTATTGGGCGGTTTACAAGGTGTTAATGATTTAGCTCGTCAAATTGCGATCGCGCTGCAAATTTCCCCGGGAATTACCACCAGTGGCGAGATTAGGTTTAAAACCACATTATTATCTCCCCCGGCGGGTTATCAATTAGTTAATCCCGATGATGCTAAAACTTTTATTTCCGATTTGTTAGCGGGAGAAACAGTAAAATTAATCGGTAAAGCCGACTGGTTAGAAAATAGTCAGTTACCCTTTTCAGCCGAGGGAAAACTAACTATTGAGATTCGAGATCATAATAATTTAGAATTAGTAAAACCGAGTTTGAATTGTTTGGTTTATCTCTTAGATCAGGGCAACTCAACGGAGGAGAAAAAGGATTTCTACCAAACTACCATAGGGGAAGAAAGCCCGATTTCCCAGCTAGAAACCGGGCTAAATCCTGGCAAGTTAGCGATTGTGGGAACGGGGCCGGGTGCAGCCCGTTGGATGTCTCCAGAAGTGCGAGAGGTGCTGGAAACCGCAACGGATTGGGTGGGTTATAAAACCTATTTAGATTTAGTAGAATCCCTACGGAAACCGGAAATTATTCGCCATGAATCGGATAATCGGGTGGAATTAGATCGGGCGGAAATAGCTTTAGATTTAGCCTCCGGTGGTGCGTCGGTGGTGTTAGTTTCTTCCGGTGATCCGGGGATTTATGCTATGGCATCGGCGGTGTTTGAGGTATTAGAAAAAAAGGCAAAACCGGAATGGGAAAACCTAGATATTCAGGTATGTCCTGGGATTTCAGCTATGCAAGCGGCGGCCGCCAGTGTGGGAGCCCCGTTAGGCCATGATTTTTGTGCGATTTCCTTATCTGATATTCTCAAATCTTGGGAAACAATTGCTGGGCGAATTGAGTTGGCGGCAAAAGCGGATTTAGCGATCGCATTTTATAACCCAGTTTCTAAGGATCGGACTTGGCAACTTTCCCAGGCTAAAGAGATTTTATTAAAGTGGCGATCGCCCCAAACTCCTATTATTTTAGCCCATAATTTAGGACGAAAAGGGCAGACCGTAACGATCAAATTCCTAGCAGAATTAACCGTTGAAGATGCCGATATGCGAACGGTAATTTTAATCGGATCGAGTAAAACTCGAATTATTCAGCAAGGAGATAAAAAACAATGGGTTTATACCCCGCGTCACTATTAGAAAATAGGTTTTTTAATCTGGTTCAAGGATAAACTTATTTTTTCGAGAAAACCTTATCGCTATTCTGAGGAAATAAAGAATATTTAAACCTCTCCGGTTTTTCCTAAATATTGAGTTAAATAGGGAGAAAAGACTTCATAAATTAGGGTTAAGGGTTTGCCATGATGCCAGAATAAATAATGACGTCCCCAAAACGGCCCCGATTCTCCAAAGGCTAATTCTAAGGCTTTGCTATCCCCATAATAAATTCCTTGCACATCTCGATACAGTTCCGTTCGCAACCTTGCCAAACTTGCCCAAATAGGTAAAGACCGATTTTGTAAATATTCATCAACATGACTGGCTTCCCACCAGGATGTCGCGTAGGCTAACCGTTGTCCTGATGCGGTTCTTAACCAGACTTGACGGCGGACACGGGGGCCAGGAACGGCTAAAATCTGTTCTGGGGCGTTATCCGTACTCAGACCAATGGCTGACATATCAATCACATCGACCTCTGTGGGTTCCCCAGTTAATAATTGTAGATGTCGAGTTGGAGAACCATCCCCTAGCATTAAAATTTGCCAGGGGGGAGACAGTTGACTATGGGGTAGTCCTTGTTTCACAATGGCTTCATCCCCCTGCCACTGACACCTAAGACGATGCCAAGCAGTTGGTTGAGTAACGGGTTCGAGTTTTCTAATACTGGCAGTCAAGGGTATGCAACAAAACTTAACGTCATTTGTCTATGATAGCGCAACGGGTGTCAGGTATCAGGTTTTGAGTATGGGATTATGAACGACAATTTAAAAAAAGTTACAATTTATACCGATGGAGCTTGTAGTGGGAATCCAGGGCCAGGAGGATATGGCGTGGTGTTGATGTTTGGCCCTCACCGCAAGGAATTATCAGGGGGATATCAACTTACTACTAATAATCGCATGGAATTAATCGCGGCAATTATAGGATTAGAAGCCTTAAAGTTTCCTTGTGCTGTTAATTTATATACGGATTCTCGTTATTTAGTTGATGCCATGAATAAAGGATGGGCGAAGAAATGGCAGAAAAATAATTGGCAACGTAGTCAAAAAGAATCGGCTAAAAATCCTGATTTGTGGGAAAGATTACTCACTATATCCGAACAACATCAAGTTCAATTTCTTTGGGTTAAAGGTCATTCGGGAGATGAAGAAAATGAATGTTGCGATCGCTTGGCTGTCAAGGCTTCACATCAACCGGATTTACTCCCAGATTTGGGTTATTCCCAAGAGAATTAATTTCGTTAATTTAGATTGAATTAGATCGGGATAGGATGACATTATATCCAGATTTGATATAATAATATTTGTCAGTCCTGCAAAGGCGAATCAATGAATATGGCGATCGCAACTTTAACCGAAACTGAAACCTTTTCCCTAGAAGATTTTATGGCGAATCCCCCCGATCATCAAGAGTGGGTGGATGGACAATTGGTGGAGAAAACCGGAATGACGATTAAACATAGTCGGATGCAATGTCGGTTAGGTCGTTACTGGGGTAATTATGCAATTGAATCAGGACAAGGGGGAGATGCTTACACGGAACTTCCCTGTAGCACCTTAAAACAAGGGCGACGTCCTGATGTTTCCTATCTCACACCAGAATTACTGACAGAATTTGGCGAGTTTCCCACATTACCCCAAAGTCCTCCACTTCTAGCTGAAATTGCTTCTCCGAGTGATGCGGCGGAGGATTTATTTGCTAAAGCTAGTGAATATTTAGAGTCCGGTTGTCGGGAAGTGTGGTTGGTTTTTCCTGAGAATCATCGCATTTTAATTATTACTGAAAATCAAACCTTGGCGTTTAAAGCTGGTGATATTATTAATACACAAATTGTTTTATTAGGATTTAGGATTGCTATTGATGAATTATTTGGTTAGTTGAGCTATAATGTTTCTTGTCCACAAACTTAAGGTTCGTTTATTACTAGCCTCCTCCAGAAAGGGATTACATTACCAGAGGAATACAGTACAGTTTTAACCGAAACTGAAACCTTTTCCCTAGAAGATTTTATGGCGAATCCCCCCGATCATCAAGAGTGGGTGGATGGACAATTGGTGGAGAAAACCGGAATGACGATTAAACATATTGTTTTACAAAAATAGAAATAACTCTGCCAAAATCCAGCCTAAAAATAAAGGGTACAGTTTATCTGCGCCCTTTATTTTAGTGATTCTATATTCAGACTATTATCCGGCTTTTTTGTCAATTCCCAAATGTTGTTTGCTCTCTCGAAGTTTTTCCCACAAGGTTTCGATTTGTACATAAGATTCTTCTGGTGAAAGTTTTCCCCCGGTTTGCAAGCCAACAATAAAGTCTACCTTTTGAGCAAATTCCTGCAAATTAGCATTAAACAGGATATTCTCAGGTTTGCCATTGCCCCGATAACGAGAGCCAGAATAAAAGGAACTTAGGTTGGTCATCAGTTTCAGACTCCAATTTACATGATTGTTTATTTTTACATAGAATGCCAAATTCTGAATCGGCTAATAAAGTATATCTTGATACTTTAATTATAGCCCGATCAATTCCATCTAGTATTTGTTAAAAAGAATACAATTCTATTAACAAGTATACAACCTCTCTTAATCACAATCCTGATGAGAGGTTAAAATGGGACTCGAATGGTGATAGTTGGCTAAATAGGCTTCCAGAACTCCAAACTGGCTGAGGTTTAGACGATAGTAAATCCAACGTCCCTCTTGCCGACTTTCCAATAATCCGGCTTCCTTCAAAATTTTTAAGTGAAAAGATAGCTTAGACTGATTGACGGCTAACTGTTGGCAAAGTTCACAAACACATAACTCTTTTTCTCTTAACAGATTGATGACCTGCAAACGCAGGGGATCAGATAGGGCATGAAACCCAGCCAGAAAGGTTTTGACGGCAGTAACCGCAGAAATCTCTATTACATCGTTTGCCACCATCAAAGCTCTCCTAAATCGAGGTTAATAGATCTAGCTTATCATTTTATTTTTGTAATCTGTAAAGGGCAAACCAAAATTTATTTTATTTAAAAAAACAAAGTAAACACAAAGGTACTAAGACACTAAGAAAGGAATAAAGATTAAAGTGTTACTCCTTCTAAGTCTGCTTCGGTTAACTCATACAAAGATTTTAATTTCTCTAAAGTTTCAGTATCGGTTTGCCAAAATCCCCGACCATTGGCTTCTAACATTCGACCGACAATATTGCGAAAGGCTTCCGGGTTGGCTTGTCTTAATTGGGTTGCCATTTTTTCATCTAAAGCATAGGTTTTAGATGCTTGATCATAAACCCAATTTTCTTGGAAATTTGTTGTTCCTCCCCAACCTATTAATGCTGTCATTCGTTGAGAAATTTCATAGGCCCCACCACTTCCTTGATTCACCATTGCTGCTGCCCATTTTGGGTTTAATAATTTAGTCCGATATTCAATTCTTAATAGGTCTTCTAACTGTCGGGGAGTGGTATCTTTAGAAAAACTTTCGATAAAACTGGCTTTCACTTTTTGACCTTTTTGTTTTTCTGCCGCCCGTTTTAATCCGCCCGTATTGGCATAATATTCTTGAATATCGGTTAATCCATATTCTACGGAATCAATTTCTTGAACAATATTATCCATTGTTTTTAACAATTGTGTCATTACTTCCGGTCTAGCTTTTCCTTGATCTTTGCGTCCATAACTAAATACATTTCTTCCTTTCCAAGTGTCTGCTAATTCTTCTCCTGATTCCCAATTACCATCCACAATTTGATCATTAACTAATGATCCAAAATCCCCCGATGGGTTGGAAAATAAACGGGCGGATGGGTTTTCTACTCCTTGCGATCGCAACTTCAAAGCGTGTTTTCTAATAAAGTTTTTATCCTCGGATTCTTCCGCATCAGCCGCCCGCACAAATAAATCATCCAATAATTCGATAATATTAGCAAAACTATCTCTAAAAATTCCTGATAAATTCGCTAATATATCAATTCGAGGATGTCCGACCTGTTCTAAAGGTTGTAATTCATAACGCACAATTCGCCCGGTTCCTTCTTTAATTGGTTCGGCTCCCACTAATTCTAAGATAATTCCTAACGACTCCCCGCGAGTTTTAATTGCATCTAAACCCCATAACATTACCGCAACGGTTTCAGGATAATTTCCGGTTTCTGCTAACTGTTGATTAATGATTTTTTGAGCAATTTCTTTTCCTCTCAAATAGGCCGCCGCCGAGGGCATTCGATAGGGATCTAAGGCATGAATATTGCGTCCGGTGGGCAGAACTCCTGGCCCATCTCTGAGTAAATCCCCGCCCGGTGCTGGGGGGATATATTCCCCGTTTAGTCCTTTTAATAAATTGGTTAATTCATCGGATGTTTGTAATAATAAGTCTCGAATTTGAGTCTCGGTTTCCGTGGTTAACTGATTCATTGATTCGGTGGAATAAGCATTCAAATAAGTGGTTAATTCTTCTTCGGTTGGATTCTCGCCAAAGGTATGTAATCCCGATGAAAATAAACGCTGTTCTAAGACTTGTAAATAATCATAAATTTTGATAAAATAGTTATAGAGAACTTCCACACTAAATAATCGGGCGTTTTCATTTGTAAAAGCAATGCCTAATTTTTTGCCCTCTTGAAAAGGACAATCTACCTCTAAACCCATATCAACAATTTGCTGACTAATTGATTCTTGAAGGGTAGAATTTTTCTTCGGATCTTCTCGATATTCGGCAATTAATTCCCGTAGAGATACTAATTTTTTATACAGTCCCGCCCGACCATAAGGAGGTACATTATAGGAAATTAATACCCCATAACCTCGACGTTTTGCTAACATTGATTCCGATGGGTTATTAGCTGCATAAAGATATAAATTTGGTAAGTTTCCTAATAAAATATCTGACCAAGAATAGCCCGTATTTCCTAATGGTGATCCGGGCAACCATTCCACCGTGCCGTGCATCCCAAAATGAACAATAGCATCGGCTTGAAATTCCTTTTGTAACCATTGATAAAAAGCCACATATTGAGGATGGGGGGTTAAATCTCTTTCAAACATTAACCGCATGGGATCACCGGATAAACCTAAAGGCGGTTGCACTCCTACCCAAATAT includes:
- the cobJ gene encoding precorrin methylase, whose product is MKPPAIIILTETSIKVARKIQEGIGSGMIYGLINRTQSADFTYTNFGETVRQFYQTGTPIIGVCAAGILIRTIAPLLINKNTEPPVLAIAEDGSAVVPLLGGLQGVNDLARQIAIALQISPGITTSGEIRFKTTLLSPPAGYQLVNPDDAKTFISDLLAGETVKLIGKADWLENSQLPFSAEGKLTIEIRDHNNLELVKPSLNCLVYLLDQGNSTEEKKDFYQTTIGEESPISQLETGLNPGKLAIVGTGPGAARWMSPEVREVLETATDWVGYKTYLDLVESLRKPEIIRHESDNRVELDRAEIALDLASGGASVVLVSSGDPGIYAMASAVFEVLEKKAKPEWENLDIQVCPGISAMQAAAASVGAPLGHDFCAISLSDILKSWETIAGRIELAAKADLAIAFYNPVSKDRTWQLSQAKEILLKWRSPQTPIILAHNLGRKGQTVTIKFLAELTVEDADMRTVILIGSSKTRIIQQGDKKQWVYTPRHY
- the rnhA gene encoding ribonuclease H — encoded protein: MNDNLKKVTIYTDGACSGNPGPGGYGVVLMFGPHRKELSGGYQLTTNNRMELIAAIIGLEALKFPCAVNLYTDSRYLVDAMNKGWAKKWQKNNWQRSQKESAKNPDLWERLLTISEQHQVQFLWVKGHSGDEENECCDRLAVKASHQPDLLPDLGYSQEN
- a CDS encoding hypothetical protein (protein of unknown function DUF820), translated to MNMAIATLTETETFSLEDFMANPPDHQEWVDGQLVEKTGMTIKHSRMQCRLGRYWGNYAIESGQGGDAYTELPCSTLKQGRRPDVSYLTPELLTEFGEFPTLPQSPPLLAEIASPSDAAEDLFAKASEYLESGCREVWLVFPENHRILIITENQTLAFKAGDIINTQIVLLGFRIAIDELFG
- a CDS encoding hypothetical protein (hypothetical protein N9414_03221), which encodes MTNLSSFYSGSRYRGNGKPENILFNANLQEFAQKVDFIVGLQTGGKLSPEESYVQIETLWEKLRESKQHLGIDKKAG
- a CDS encoding transcriptional regulator, ArsR family translates to MVANDVIEISAVTAVKTFLAGFHALSDPLRLQVINLLREKELCVCELCQQLAVNQSKLSFHLKILKEAGLLESRQEGRWIYYRLNLSQFGVLEAYLANYHHSSPILTSHQDCD
- a CDS encoding hydrogenobyrinic acid a,c-diamide cobaltochelatase codes for the protein MKTNILKIEFMKKIVLIAGFESFNAELYRTAAKLASARCPELEICVFSDRAISNQPDTVATALENADVFFASLLFDYDQVLWLRERVQNIPIRLVFESALELMSLTQIGGFKIGDKPKGMPKPVQFILSKFSSGKEEDKLAGYISFLKTGPKLLKFIPVKKVQDLRNWLIIYGYWNAGGTENVSAMFWTIASNYLGLTVGEIPPPIETPNMGLLHPDYNGYFESPQAYLDWYKTQYPTTTNNPVVGILLYRKHVITKQTYIPQLICYFQEENLIPLPIFINGVEGHVAVRDWLITTDELNNQEQGNIQTLSLSKEAVTIDAIVSTIGFPLVGGPAGSMEAGRQVEIAKQILTVKNVPYFIAAPLLIQDLLSWTRQGIGGLQSVVLYALPELDGAIDTVPLGGLVGEDIYLIPERVKRLTGRVKSWIQLRQTPPEKRKIAIILYGFPPGYGATGTAALLNVPQSLLKVLQALKAQGYTVGELPETGEVLIQKVKIADEKLEAQQNFIFAENSVISNQVNVNKLEKWLGYLQRSRIKKQWKSLTETGIKTFGEDYHIGGIQLGNIWVGVQPPLGLSGDPMRLMFERDLTPHPQYVAFYQWLQKEFQADAIVHFGMHGTVEWLPGSPLGNTGYSWSDILLGNLPNLYLYAANNPSESMLAKRRGYGVLISYNVPPYGRAGLYKKLVSLRELIAEYREDPKKNSTLQESISQQIVDMGLEVDCPFQEGKKLGIAFTNENARLFSVEVLYNYFIKIYDYLQVLEQRLFSSGLHTFGENPTEEELTTYLNAYSTESMNQLTTETETQIRDLLLQTSDELTNLLKGLNGEYIPPAPGGDLLRDGPGVLPTGRNIHALDPYRMPSAAAYLRGKEIAQKIINQQLAETGNYPETVAVMLWGLDAIKTRGESLGIILELVGAEPIKEGTGRIVRYELQPLEQVGHPRIDILANLSGIFRDSFANIIELLDDLFVRAADAEESEDKNFIRKHALKLRSQGVENPSARLFSNPSGDFGSLVNDQIVDGNWESGEELADTWKGRNVFSYGRKDQGKARPEVMTQLLKTMDNIVQEIDSVEYGLTDIQEYYANTGGLKRAAEKQKGQKVKASFIESFSKDTTPRQLEDLLRIEYRTKLLNPKWAAAMVNQGSGGAYEISQRMTALIGWGGTTNFQENWVYDQASKTYALDEKMATQLRQANPEAFRNIVGRMLEANGRGFWQTDTETLEKLKSLYELTEADLEGVTL